The following coding sequences are from one Saccopteryx bilineata isolate mSacBil1 chromosome 3, mSacBil1_pri_phased_curated, whole genome shotgun sequence window:
- the C3H1orf52 gene encoding UPF0690 protein C1orf52 homolog: MAAEEKDPLSYFAAYGSSSSGSSDEEDNSEPEDTNRRASDAAKSAGGCGKQTEKRLPGPDELFRSVTRPAFLYNPLNKQIDWERHVVKAPEEPPKEFKIWKSNCVPPPETYATEKKPPPPELDMAIKWSNIYEDNGDDAPQNVKKARLLPEGEETVESDDERDEHASKKRKVEPGEPTKKKK; encoded by the exons ATGGCAGCGGAGGAGAAGGACCCTTTGAGTTATTTCGCAGCTTACGGGAGCAGCAGCTCAGGCTCCTCAGACGAGGAGGACAACAGCGAGCCGGAGGACACGAATCGCAGGGCTTCGGATGCGGCGAAGTCGGCGGGCGGCTGTGGGAAGCAGACGGAGAAGCGGCTGCCGGGACCGGACGAGCTGTTCCGGAGCGTGACTCGTCCGGCCTTTCTCTACAATCCGCTCAACAAACAGATAGACTGGGAGAGGCACGTCGTCAAGGCGCCCGAGGAG CCTCCAAAGGAATTCAAAATCTGGAAGTCAAACTGTGTTCCACCTCCGGAGACCTACGCTACTGAGAAGAAACCTCCCCCTCCAGAGCTGGATATGGCAATAAAATGGTCTAACATATATGAGGACAATGGTGATGATGCCCCACAGAACGTTAAGAAAGCTAGGCTTCTACCAGAAGGGGAGGAGACAGTGGAGTCAG ATGATGAAAGAGATGAGCATGCTTCTAAAAAGCGCAAAGTAGAACCAGGAGAaccaacaaagaagaaaaagtag